In Pseudocalidococcus azoricus BACA0444, the genomic stretch TCAACACCCAATAGCAATTCATGTTGGACAAAGCCCGTAGCAAATTTGCCGACTGCGCTAGTGGATAGGGAATAGGAATTTTGATCCCCATCTTGATCAGCATAAAAGCGAATGACTTCTGGCCCAAGAACAATAAACGGCAAGGCAACTACGCTGTAATCATAGCTGTAACTGAGATATCGAAACCCATTCCGAATTTTCCAGTTATCGTTAAAGCGATGCTCAAAGCTGTAGCCCATGTTGGTGAAAGTTGTAGCAATCGTGTCATTAGGATCGTTGATTACCCGCGTATAGGGAATTGGAGCAACACCACTACCAAATTGGGTAATGCCAAAGTCTGCCGGGCCATTGCTGTTGATGTATTCAATGGAAAACTCAACATCGGTACGATCATCAATTTTGCCAACGAGGACTGGAGCAATGGAAAATCGTTCTTGGGCATTGTCAAAACTCCTAAAACTCCACTCATTTTGGTAAACTCCATTGACACGATATAAAGCAGAGCCATTGGGAGTCAGAGGGCCAGACAGGTCAAAACGGGGACGGACTAAGCCAAAATTTCCGGCTTGGAGTTCTAATTCTGCAAATGGTTCAGTCGTGGGCCTTTTTGAGACGAGGTTGATCACTCCACCTGGCTCAATTTGTCCAAACAGGATTGAGGATGGCCCTTTCAGAACTTCAACGCGTTCTAAGTTTGCTAATTCGGGAATGGGTTCAAAACCGCCATAAATCCGAAATCCATCGCGTAATACGGGCGCGCCTGCTGAAAACTGATTTCCAAATCCACGAATACTAAAGGTTGCTGACCGTCCCGCATTTGTGCCTGCATCAATCACTGAACTAACGTTTATGACAGCCTCTTGAATTGTGATGGCCTGTTGAGAGCGAATCACATCTTGGGGGACAACTTGGACGGAAAAGGGAGTGTTGATGATGGGGGTATCGGTTCCCAGAGCAGTGCTGGCATTGGGAACAAAGAATCCACTAGCTCCTTCTGCTGTAACGACAATTTCAATCCCATCTTGGGCAATATCTGGGGCAGGAGTCGGGCGAACTTGCTCGGTTTGGGGGGTAGAAATGGGCGTTTCTGTTAACCCAACAACTGCGATCAGTTGGCCCTCTGCCTGTTGAAACTGAACTGTGGGTGTGCCGTCTTTCCCAACAACAACGACTTCGATTGTGTTATCAGGGCCCGGTTTAACTAGGACAGAAGTAATAGCAGCAGTGGGATTATCTTGTTGAAATTCAGTTTGATTAGGCAGGTTTAATTGGGCATTTTGGATCGTGGCGGTGAGGGTTGTGCCCTGTTGCTCGGTCGTAACTTGAAAGTCGGCTCCCCCAGGCAAGTTAAAGAGAATTTGAATCCCGGTTTCTGTCGGCTGAACTTCAACGCCCGTAATTTGACCGACTGTGGCCTGGGCTAGTTGGGGGGTCGGGGAAAGGGCTTGGTTAATGTGCCACTGTTCCTGGGCCTGGAGCCATTCTTGGACTGTTTGAGCGGGTTTGGTTTCACTGGCTAAGGCAGACTCCAAGGGAATTGCAAGAGAAGCCAACAAAAAAATAGGAAAATTTTGCATTAATTTCATAAAAAAAACTCCTGACACACCAAAAATT encodes the following:
- a CDS encoding TonB-dependent siderophore receptor, which produces MKLMQNFPIFLLASLAIPLESALASETKPAQTVQEWLQAQEQWHINQALSPTPQLAQATVGQITGVEVQPTETGIQILFNLPGGADFQVTTEQQGTTLTATIQNAQLNLPNQTEFQQDNPTAAITSVLVKPGPDNTIEVVVVGKDGTPTVQFQQAEGQLIAVVGLTETPISTPQTEQVRPTPAPDIAQDGIEIVVTAEGASGFFVPNASTALGTDTPIINTPFSVQVVPQDVIRSQQAITIQEAVINVSSVIDAGTNAGRSATFSIRGFGNQFSAGAPVLRDGFRIYGGFEPIPELANLERVEVLKGPSSILFGQIEPGGVINLVSKRPTTEPFAELELQAGNFGLVRPRFDLSGPLTPNGSALYRVNGVYQNEWSFRSFDNAQERFSIAPVLVGKIDDRTDVEFSIEYINSNGPADFGITQFGSGVAPIPYTRVINDPNDTIATTFTNMGYSFEHRFNDNWKIRNGFRYLSYSYDYSVVALPFIVLGPEVIRFYADQDGDQNSYSLSTSAVGKFATGFVQHELLLGVDLNRAEDRIITVFGGPSILNIFNPDYDLANKPSRSQLPLFGNTLNSADRLGIYLQDQVSFLKNLILVAGLRYDTVTQKTTNVQTAFIQGGASEQTDDAVTPRFGLLYRPMPELSLFANYSQSFSPNIGAVSASGQPLPPTRGQGFEFGIKTELFQENLLATLTYYDITKQNVVTADPTNLLFSAAVGEQQSQGFEFDVTGQILPGLKIIGSYAYINARVTADTDPSLVGNQFFGVPYNSASLWMTYELQSGPLQGLGFGAGFNYVGNRYGNLQNNFTVGDYFIGNAAIFYQRDRYRIALNFKNLGNAQYIQALTGNEGGLEPGQPFAMIGSFSYRF